The genomic window CGCGAACCTGTCCATGTTCGATCCGCCGGTCGATGCGGCGACGGCGGATCTCGCGTTCATCGGGCTGACGAAAGTGCTGCCGGTGTTGGCGAACCTCCTGCCGGTCGGCAGCGAGCTGGTCGCGCTCATCAAGCCCCATTTCGAGGCAGGACCGAAGCTCGTCGAGAAGGGCGGCGTCGTGCGTCGCCCCGAAGTGCATGTGGACGTGCTGCAAGCGGTGTACGATTGTGCTGCACAGTCCAGCCTCGCTCCCGTGGGGATCGCGTATTCCCCGGTACGCGGACGAGGCGGGAACATCGAGTATCTGGGCTATTTCCGTCGAGGGAGCGAGGGCGAACCTTTGCCGCCCGAAGCCTTCGAGCGAGTGGTCTTCGAGGCGCATGCGGCTCCCGAGCTCTCCGCATCGGACGAGAAGGAACAGGAATGAGCCCCAATCAGATCGACCTGGCGGCGTACATCCGTGACATCCCCGACTTCCCGAAGCCAGGCATCGTGTTCAAGGACATCACGCCGCTCGTTCAGGACCCGAAGGCTTTTTCGTCTGCCATCGACCGGATCGCCGACGAGTTTGCGTCCAGGAACGTCGATATCGTCGCGTGCATCGACGCGCGAGGCTTCGTGTTCGGCGGAGCCCTGGCGTACCGCATGGGGAAGTCGCTGGTGCTGCTGCGGAAGCCTGGCAAGCTGCCCTACCGGACCATTTCGGTCGAGTACGAGCTCGAATACGGGAAGAACGCGTTGGCGATCCACGAAGATGCGCTGTCCGCCGGGAAGCGCGTGCTTCTGGTCGATGACGTGATCGCGACCGGTGGCACGATCCGGGCGGCAGCGGACCTCATCGAACGCCTTGGTGGAACCGTCGTGGCAATCGCGGCTTTGATCGAGCTCAGCTTCCTGGAGCCGCGCTGCGTGATCGGGACGCACGAGGTCTACTCGCTGTTGTCCTATTAGATGGTCCTCCCGCGCGCGCTCCCGGCATGTAGATGGCGCATGGGACGACCATCTCCGCGAGCGAGATCCCGCCGCGAATAGGGCGTTGGGACGAGTTGGCGGCATCCAGTGACAAGCGCCCATCGACCGGCGCGAAGACGTACTGGTCGACTCCCGTTCCCGACATGTGGATGGCGTTCGCGCTGAAGACGGCGCAATCGAGCCCGATCGGACTTCGAGCGTCGGCGCTCAGTATCTCGGCGTACCGGTCGCGAACTCGCCGGGACGAGCGCGCCGCCAACGCCTCCTGGCTCGTAGGGCGGGTCGTTCCGCCGTTCGAGAGGACGATCACCATCGTCTGCCGGGGGAGACCGGCGAGCAACGGGGTCAGCCGCTCCGTTACGTGCTCACGCAGGCGCGATTCCCCTTGTCCAGTCGGCATCGTCTTGCGCCCGCCGGTCTCGTCGAACGTGAGCTCGACGATGCCCACCCCGCCTTCCGGTACCGCGTCAGCGCTGCCGGTGACGCCAATACCGACGACGGGCACTGCCTCGCGGGACAGCCGATCCGCCAACAGGTGTGCGGAACCCGACGTATCCGCGATGGTCGGGAACCGCCCGAGCATGAGAGCCTGCGTGTTCCGTTCACGTTCGGACGGAAGCAGCGCGAGCAGCGACCGAACAGGCTGTTGTCGATAGCCGCGCAAGAGCGCTCCCACCGTCTGAGACACTGCCTGCCACTCCGACCAACCGGCGTCATTCACGATGCAGATGAGGCACGACCCTCGGCTGTGTGTGGAGCGCAATGCGCGCCACGACGGCAGCAGCACCTCGCCGACGAAATCCACGGTCAGGAGAGGCGGTGGCGCATGGCGGGCGACCCAACCGACGTAGGAGCGCCGAACCGTCGCGTAGAACGCGCGATCCGCGCGTCGCAGAATGTCGCGCGCTGTCACGATGAGCTCGAACGTGCGCGGTTCCACGAAGTCGGCAGTCGCTGGCGCGTGGCTCTCGATGCGCTCGCAGAGAAGTTGCATCGGGGCGATACGCGTCGGGTACAGCTCGTCGAGCCATCGCTCGATGGGCAGGATCGGCGCGTCTCCGAGCCATTCCTCCTGTGCGCACGCGGCGACGTGCTCCGACAGATCGGCGATCCAGCCGAACAACTGAACGGCGTGTCTCAGCCGAGGATAGTACTGGGGGAACCGAGCCTGCAGGTGACGTTTTCTGAGCGTTGTGATGACACGCGCCAACTTCGCTCGCGAGATCGGGCGCGCCGGCGCGGCGAGTCGGGGCATGAGAACCCGCAGGCACTTCTCGGTCACCAGCGATGACACCGTCTCGGCGGCGGCGATCTTGAGCGCTTGTTCTCCGGCGCGAGGACCGTCGAGCCCAAGCAGGCTCGTCAGGAGCCGCTCTCGGTGGGGATGGCTCGACACG from Candidatus Poribacteria bacterium includes these protein-coding regions:
- a CDS encoding TlyA family RNA methyltransferase — its product is MKRQRLDQVLTDRGWVASRTDAQRRILAGDVRVDGQQVRKASQSISADANVELSGAAPKYVSRGGFKLEKALSEFCIDVSGKTFLDAGASTGGFTDCLLQHGAAMVYALDVGYGQLAWKLREDPRVRVMERTNIRHANLSMFDPPVDAATADLAFIGLTKVLPVLANLLPVGSELVALIKPHFEAGPKLVEKGGVVRRPEVHVDVLQAVYDCAAQSSLAPVGIAYSPVRGRGGNIEYLGYFRRGSEGEPLPPEAFERVVFEAHAAPELSASDEKEQE
- a CDS encoding adenine phosphoribosyltransferase — translated: MSPNQIDLAAYIRDIPDFPKPGIVFKDITPLVQDPKAFSSAIDRIADEFASRNVDIVACIDARGFVFGGALAYRMGKSLVLLRKPGKLPYRTISVEYELEYGKNALAIHEDALSAGKRVLLVDDVIATGGTIRAAADLIERLGGTVVAIAALIELSFLEPRCVIGTHEVYSLLSY